A DNA window from Streptomyces sp. CA-278952 contains the following coding sequences:
- a CDS encoding HutD/Ves family protein, with product MTVRILRAADRAPAPWKNGGGTVREIATGPEGAGTDAFDWRVSLADVTADGPFSAFPGVERVLTVVEGAGMDLVVGGEHHIVDEPLWPHGFPGDLPTQGFLLGGPVVNLNVMYRRARTRAETAVVCGTVRLLPPEGGAVLAVSLDDGAELEGGGIRLDRYDAVLAAGASPGVLRTMGQAVLITFSDV from the coding sequence ATGACGGTACGGATCCTGCGCGCCGCCGACCGCGCGCCCGCCCCGTGGAAGAACGGCGGCGGGACCGTTCGTGAGATCGCCACCGGCCCCGAGGGCGCCGGGACGGACGCCTTCGACTGGCGGGTGAGCCTGGCGGACGTCACCGCCGACGGGCCGTTCTCCGCCTTCCCGGGCGTGGAGCGCGTGCTGACCGTGGTCGAGGGCGCGGGCATGGACCTCGTCGTCGGCGGCGAGCACCACATCGTCGACGAGCCGCTGTGGCCGCACGGCTTCCCCGGCGATCTGCCCACCCAGGGCTTCCTGCTGGGCGGCCCCGTCGTCAATCTCAACGTCATGTACCGCAGGGCCCGTACGCGGGCGGAGACCGCCGTCGTCTGCGGCACGGTCCGCCTGCTGCCGCCGGAGGGCGGCGCGGTGCTGGCCGTCTCCCTGGACGACGGCGCGGAGTTGGAGGGCGGGGGCATCCGGCTGGACCGCTACGACGCGGTGCTGGCCGCCGGGGCGTCGCCCGGGGTCCTGCGGACGATGGGCCAGGCGGTGCTCATCACGTTCTCGGACGTGTGA
- a CDS encoding glutamate synthase subunit beta, with product MADPKGFLTTGREVAQTRPVAERVKDWNEVYVPGSLLPIISKQAGRCMDCGIPFCHNGCPLGNLIPEWNDYAYREDWTAASERLHATNNFPEFTGRLCPAPCESACVLGINQPAVTIKNVEVSIIDKAWDSGDVTPQPPERLSGKTVAVIGSGPAGLAAAQQLTRAGHTVAVYERADRIGGLLRYGIPEFKMEKSHINRRIEQMRLEGTKFRTEVEIGKDIDAAKLRRRYDAVVIAAGATVSRDLPVPGRELGGIHFAMEYLPFANKVQEGDLTVAPIHAGGKHVVVIGGGDTGADCVGTAHRQGAASVTQLEIMPKPGEDRNANQPWPTFPMLYKVTSAHEEGGERVYSVSTTHFEGDEDGNVAALHLVEVEFKDGKLEQKPGTERRIPAQLVTLAMGFTGTDQSNGLVQQFGLELDQRGNVARDEHYATNVDGVYVAGDAGRGQSLIVWAIAEGRSAARGVDRFLTGTSALHAPIRPTDRSLLV from the coding sequence ATGGCTGACCCCAAGGGCTTCCTGACCACCGGACGCGAGGTCGCCCAGACCCGCCCCGTGGCCGAGCGCGTCAAGGACTGGAACGAGGTCTACGTTCCGGGCTCGCTGCTCCCGATCATCAGCAAGCAGGCCGGCCGCTGCATGGACTGCGGCATCCCGTTCTGCCACAACGGCTGCCCGCTCGGAAACCTCATCCCCGAGTGGAACGACTACGCCTACCGCGAGGACTGGACCGCGGCCTCCGAGCGGCTGCACGCCACGAACAACTTCCCGGAGTTCACCGGGCGGCTGTGCCCGGCCCCCTGCGAGTCGGCGTGCGTGCTCGGCATCAACCAGCCCGCCGTCACCATCAAGAACGTCGAAGTCTCCATCATCGACAAGGCGTGGGACAGCGGCGACGTCACCCCGCAGCCGCCCGAGCGCCTCTCCGGCAAGACCGTCGCGGTCATCGGCTCGGGCCCGGCGGGACTCGCCGCCGCCCAGCAGCTGACCCGGGCCGGCCACACCGTCGCCGTCTACGAGCGCGCGGACCGCATCGGGGGCCTCCTCCGCTACGGCATCCCCGAGTTCAAGATGGAGAAGTCGCACATCAACCGCCGCATCGAGCAGATGCGCCTGGAGGGCACCAAGTTCCGTACGGAGGTGGAGATCGGCAAGGACATCGACGCCGCGAAGCTCCGCCGCCGCTACGACGCGGTCGTCATCGCGGCCGGCGCCACCGTCTCCCGCGACCTGCCCGTTCCCGGCCGTGAGCTGGGCGGCATCCACTTCGCGATGGAGTACCTGCCGTTCGCCAACAAGGTGCAGGAGGGCGACCTGACCGTCGCCCCGATCCACGCCGGCGGCAAGCACGTCGTCGTCATCGGCGGCGGCGACACCGGAGCCGACTGCGTGGGCACCGCCCACCGCCAGGGCGCGGCCTCCGTCACCCAGCTGGAGATCATGCCGAAGCCGGGCGAGGACCGGAACGCCAACCAGCCGTGGCCGACCTTCCCGATGCTCTACAAGGTCACCTCCGCGCACGAGGAGGGCGGCGAGCGGGTCTACTCCGTCTCCACCACCCACTTCGAGGGCGACGAGGACGGCAACGTCGCGGCCCTCCACCTGGTGGAGGTCGAGTTCAAGGACGGTAAGCTGGAGCAGAAGCCCGGCACGGAGCGGCGCATCCCCGCGCAGCTCGTCACCCTCGCCATGGGCTTCACCGGAACCGACCAGTCCAACGGTCTGGTCCAGCAGTTCGGCCTGGAGCTCGACCAGCGCGGCAACGTCGCCCGCGACGAGCACTACGCGACCAACGTCGACGGCGTCTATGTCGCCGGTGACGCGGGACGCGGCCAGTCGCTGATCGTCTGGGCGATCGCCGAGGGCCGCTCCGCCGCCCGCGGAGTGGACCGCTTCCTGACCGGGACCAGCGCTCTGCACGCCCCGATCCGCCCGACGGACCGGTCCCTGCTGGTCTGA
- a CDS encoding vWA domain-containing protein has product MQGANTAVGTGPAISLTKVRETAPALVGHYTSAGVSLEKHGLGGHRAAVYLVLDHSGSMKPYYNDGSVQALADRVLGLSANLDDDGTVPVVFFSTDVDAVTDIALDNHRGRIDEIWAGLGHMGKTSYHLAMDAVIDHYLDSGSTAPALVVFQTDGGPINKLAAERYLCKAAKLPLFWQFVGFGNTRSSQFDFLRKLDELAVPAKRAVDNAGYFHAGEDPRKVPDSELYDRLVAEFPLWLAAAREQGIVR; this is encoded by the coding sequence ATGCAGGGTGCGAACACGGCCGTGGGCACCGGCCCGGCCATCAGCCTCACCAAGGTCCGGGAGACCGCTCCGGCCCTGGTCGGCCACTACACGAGCGCCGGGGTTTCGCTGGAGAAGCACGGCCTCGGCGGTCACCGCGCGGCCGTCTACCTCGTCCTCGACCACTCCGGCTCGATGAAGCCGTACTACAACGACGGCAGCGTCCAGGCGCTGGCCGACCGGGTGCTGGGCCTGTCGGCCAACCTCGACGACGACGGCACGGTGCCCGTCGTCTTCTTCTCCACCGACGTCGACGCGGTCACCGACATCGCCCTCGACAACCACCGCGGCCGGATCGACGAGATCTGGGCGGGCCTCGGGCACATGGGGAAGACCAGCTACCACCTGGCGATGGACGCGGTCATCGACCACTACCTCGACAGCGGCTCCACCGCGCCCGCCCTGGTCGTCTTCCAGACGGACGGCGGGCCGATCAACAAGCTCGCCGCGGAGCGCTACCTCTGCAAGGCCGCGAAGCTGCCCCTGTTCTGGCAGTTCGTCGGTTTCGGCAACACCCGCAGCAGCCAGTTCGACTTCCTCCGCAAGCTCGACGAGCTGGCCGTCCCCGCGAAGCGGGCCGTCGACAACGCCGGATACTTCCACGCCGGCGAGGACCCCCGGAAGGTCCCGGACTCCGAGCTGTACGACCGGCTCGTCGCCGAGTTCCCGCTCTGGCTGGCCGCCGCCCGGGAGCAGGGGATCGTCCGATGA
- a CDS encoding GNAT family N-acetyltransferase, with translation MPENASETAVIRRYAAEDENAAVDVWSRAGSLAHPFIPGEGEGERARKMREIYLVHAENWVAETDGRVVALLGLLDAEIGGLFVAPEAQGTGVGRRLVDHAAALHGALALEVYEKNTGARSFYARMGFVEESRRVDEEYDEVMLRLTRPAPENHARGGAGGDAVGPGGGDVVTR, from the coding sequence ATGCCCGAAAACGCATCCGAAACCGCCGTGATCCGCCGCTATGCCGCCGAGGACGAGAACGCGGCGGTGGACGTCTGGTCCCGTGCCGGCAGCCTGGCGCATCCCTTCATCCCCGGCGAGGGCGAGGGCGAGCGCGCCCGCAAGATGCGCGAGATCTATCTCGTCCACGCCGAGAACTGGGTCGCCGAGACGGACGGCCGTGTGGTGGCCCTCCTGGGGCTCCTGGACGCCGAGATCGGCGGCCTCTTCGTGGCCCCGGAGGCACAGGGCACCGGGGTGGGCCGACGCCTGGTCGACCACGCGGCGGCGCTGCACGGGGCGTTGGCCCTGGAGGTGTACGAGAAGAACACGGGGGCCCGGAGCTTCTACGCCCGGATGGGCTTCGTGGAGGAGAGCCGCCGCGTCGACGAGGAGTACGACGAGGTCATGCTGAGGCTCACCCGGCCGGCTCCGGAGAACCACGCCCGAGGCGGTGCGGGCGGTGACGCGGTAGGGCCGGGCGGCGGTGACGTGGTGACGCGGTAA
- a CDS encoding FG-GAP repeat domain-containing protein, producing the protein MRRVKIIGIALVPTLTLTLGVVGAGVTTALVVGAPAALAAERAWGTSAALTDERGANTGAGVKVTSDGTAVTVWTSGTADGPQELWGATRPADATTWSAPVRIAADQERVSGVYLVTGRDGSATVAWDRFTSERFDSHSTSTLLPGAEAWTAPAPITSAPFGSDLMLLSGPGGRITAVWNGNPTPGEDESDVGVFASDLPSPGAGWSDAVQISSGSAYELRAATAGDGTVTVAWQAVISGPEALRVSTRAAGSADWSAPEVIRNGNSTPIELDVQAAVDGAALVSWSGISSARSFVYRPAGGTTWGRAEYLPPEESTSTTTPPQLEADGRVTAFWAFESTGLRTATRAVNGTWSQTRTVAEEREGFRVWGGPSIGQDGTFAIMWETFENDLWALTRSDGTWHYPVHVGRLDPYTDGSVAAGTDGRAVAVWNKQLGMTGDHYPIEQVWATATGAAKPSRRDHVGDDRFPDLYAQGTNGSLRVYQGDAAGKVSTFADGGTWPATSTLIPFGDLDGDGANDTLVTDEAGGLYRHSPQRGRVITPQTPAAKIGSGWKPFDSLTYSGDFTADGRPDLVARETATGDLYLYAGTVGGGLTRTGRIGTGWKNLTIVGAGDLNGDKHADIVTRTANGDLYRYAGTGKGTIGNGVKFGTGWGGMADIVGIGDLTGDGADDVLARTTGGDLYRYAGNGTGGVGAGVKIGTGWKSFAGIR; encoded by the coding sequence ATGCGCAGAGTCAAGATCATCGGTATCGCTCTCGTGCCCACGCTCACACTGACGCTCGGCGTCGTCGGCGCGGGCGTCACCACAGCCCTCGTCGTGGGTGCTCCGGCGGCCCTCGCCGCCGAGCGGGCGTGGGGGACGTCCGCCGCACTGACGGACGAACGCGGCGCCAACACCGGCGCGGGCGTGAAGGTCACGTCGGACGGCACCGCCGTCACGGTGTGGACCAGCGGTACCGCCGACGGCCCGCAGGAGCTGTGGGGCGCCACCCGCCCGGCCGACGCCACCACGTGGAGCGCCCCGGTCCGTATCGCCGCCGATCAGGAACGCGTGTCCGGCGTGTATCTGGTCACGGGCCGGGACGGCTCCGCCACCGTCGCCTGGGACCGCTTCACGTCGGAGCGCTTCGACTCGCACAGCACCTCGACGCTTCTGCCCGGCGCCGAGGCCTGGACGGCGCCCGCACCGATCACGTCCGCGCCCTTCGGGTCCGACCTCATGCTGCTGAGCGGCCCCGGCGGCCGCATCACCGCTGTCTGGAACGGCAATCCGACCCCCGGGGAGGACGAGAGCGACGTGGGGGTGTTCGCCTCCGACCTGCCGAGTCCGGGAGCCGGCTGGTCGGACGCCGTGCAGATCAGCAGCGGGTCCGCCTACGAGCTGCGCGCGGCGACGGCGGGCGACGGCACGGTGACCGTCGCCTGGCAGGCCGTCATCTCCGGACCGGAAGCGCTGCGCGTGTCGACGCGGGCAGCGGGCTCGGCCGACTGGAGTGCACCCGAGGTCATCAGGAACGGCAACTCGACGCCGATCGAGCTCGACGTGCAGGCGGCGGTCGACGGTGCGGCCCTGGTCAGCTGGTCGGGGATCAGCTCCGCCCGCTCCTTCGTCTACCGCCCAGCCGGCGGCACGACGTGGGGCCGGGCCGAGTACCTTCCCCCGGAAGAGAGCACGAGCACCACCACGCCGCCGCAGCTCGAAGCGGACGGCCGGGTGACGGCGTTTTGGGCATTCGAGAGCACTGGTCTCCGGACGGCGACCCGCGCGGTGAACGGCACGTGGTCGCAGACCCGCACGGTGGCCGAGGAGCGCGAAGGGTTCAGGGTCTGGGGCGGCCCCAGCATCGGCCAGGACGGCACGTTCGCCATCATGTGGGAGACATTCGAGAACGACCTGTGGGCGCTGACGCGCTCGGACGGCACCTGGCACTATCCCGTACACGTCGGTCGCCTCGATCCCTACACGGACGGCTCCGTCGCCGCCGGTACGGACGGCCGCGCCGTCGCCGTATGGAACAAGCAGCTCGGAATGACGGGCGACCACTACCCGATCGAACAGGTCTGGGCGACGGCCACCGGAGCGGCGAAGCCGTCGCGCCGGGACCACGTCGGCGACGACCGCTTCCCGGACCTGTACGCACAGGGGACGAACGGCTCGCTGCGCGTGTACCAGGGCGACGCGGCGGGGAAGGTGTCAACCTTCGCCGACGGCGGGACCTGGCCCGCGACGTCCACACTGATCCCCTTCGGGGACCTCGACGGCGACGGGGCGAACGACACCCTGGTGACGGACGAGGCGGGCGGCCTGTACCGCCACAGCCCGCAGCGGGGCCGCGTCATAACGCCCCAGACCCCGGCGGCGAAGATCGGCAGCGGCTGGAAGCCCTTCGACAGCCTGACCTACTCCGGCGACTTCACCGCGGACGGCCGGCCCGACCTGGTGGCCCGGGAGACCGCGACCGGCGACCTCTACCTGTACGCGGGCACCGTCGGCGGCGGCCTCACCCGCACGGGCAGGATCGGCACCGGCTGGAAGAACCTGACCATCGTCGGCGCGGGTGACCTCAACGGTGACAAGCACGCCGATATCGTCACCCGCACCGCCAACGGCGACCTCTACCGCTACGCCGGCACCGGCAAGGGCACCATCGGCAACGGCGTGAAGTTCGGCACCGGCTGGGGCGGGATGGCAGACATCGTCGGCATCGGCGACCTCACCGGCGACGGCGCGGACGACGTTCTGGCCCGCACGACGGGCGGCGACCTCTACCGGTACGCCGGCAACGGCACGGGGGGCGTCGGCGCGGGGGTCAAGATCGGCACCGGCTGGAAGAGCTTCGCCGGTATCCGGTAA
- a CDS encoding rhomboid family intramembrane serine protease: MEAAATACYRHPSYETYVRCTRCDRYICPDCMREAAVGHHCVECVKEGQRSVRQARTVFGGAVSRATAPIVTYVLMALNVLVYLGEVARPEIVDRFAVLGAALTGPDGEQYYYRGDTYPGYELTGIADGEWYRLVTGAFLHLPPDASFGVMHLVFNMFALWNIGRAVEGQLGRTRYLALYLLSAVGGSVLVYLLAPDTSTVGASGAVFGLAAAYWVIHRRLGRDMAAVNRFMAGFLLWMLISAAFTSWQGHLGGLLTGALVTYGLAFAPAKLRVWPVQLAGGLVLAGLFAVAVVLKTSALTGG; the protein is encoded by the coding sequence ATGGAGGCCGCCGCCACCGCGTGTTACCGCCATCCGTCCTACGAGACGTATGTCCGCTGCACCCGTTGCGACCGCTACATCTGCCCGGACTGCATGAGGGAGGCCGCTGTCGGCCACCACTGCGTGGAGTGCGTGAAGGAGGGGCAGCGCTCGGTGCGCCAGGCCCGCACGGTCTTCGGCGGTGCGGTGTCCCGGGCGACGGCGCCGATCGTGACGTACGTCCTCATGGCACTCAACGTCCTGGTCTACCTCGGCGAGGTGGCCAGGCCGGAGATCGTGGACCGGTTCGCGGTACTTGGGGCGGCGCTCACGGGGCCGGACGGCGAGCAGTACTACTACCGGGGTGACACGTATCCCGGGTACGAGCTGACGGGCATCGCGGACGGGGAGTGGTACCGGCTGGTGACCGGGGCCTTCCTGCACCTTCCGCCGGACGCCTCGTTCGGGGTGATGCACCTGGTGTTCAACATGTTCGCGCTGTGGAACATCGGCCGGGCGGTGGAGGGCCAGCTCGGAAGGACCCGCTACTTGGCGCTGTACCTGCTGTCGGCGGTGGGCGGTTCGGTCCTGGTGTACCTGCTGGCCCCCGACACCTCGACGGTCGGCGCCTCCGGTGCGGTCTTCGGGCTGGCCGCCGCGTACTGGGTCATTCATCGGCGGCTCGGCCGTGACATGGCGGCCGTCAACCGTTTCATGGCCGGATTCCTGCTCTGGATGCTGATCTCGGCCGCGTTCACGTCGTGGCAGGGTCACCTGGGCGGGCTGCTGACCGGGGCACTGGTGACGTACGGGCTCGCCTTCGCACCGGCGAAGCTGCGGGTGTGGCCGGTCCAGCTCGCGGGCGGGCTGGTGCTGGCGGGCCTGTTCGCGGTGGCGGTGGTACTGAAGACCTCGGCTCTGACGGGCGGCTGA
- the gltB gene encoding glutamate synthase large subunit — translation MRIDAWSPMDGRPAQQGMYDPRNEHDACGVGFVATLTGVASHELVEQALTVLRNLEHRGATGSEPDSGDGAGVLCQVPDAFLRAETSFELPEAGSYAVGIAFLPADDSAEAVRTVEHIAAQEGLTVLGWRDVPVTPALLGNGARATMPTFRQVFVADGESTGIVLDRKAFVLRKRAEREAGVYFPSLSARTIVYKGMLTTGQLEPFFPDLSDRRFASAVALVHSRFSTNTFPSWPLAHPYRFVAHNGEINTVKGNRNWMKARESQLASELFGQAQLDRIFPVCTPDASDSASFDEVLELLHLGGRSLPHSVLMMVPEAWENHDSMDPARRAFYQYHATMMEPWDGPACVTFTDGVQVGAVLDRNGLRPGRYWVTDDGLVVLSSEVGVLDIDPAKVVRKGRLQPGRMFLVDTAEHRIIEDDEIKASLAAEQPYQEWLETGEIELSDLPEREHIVHTHASVTRRQQTFGYTEEELRVILAPMARTAGEPLGSMGTDSPIAALSERPRLLFDYFTQLFAQVTNPPLDAIREELVTSLRSSLGPQGNILEPTAAACRSVTLPFPVIDNDELAKLIHVNADGDMPGMTAATLSGLYRVGGGGDALAARIEQICTEVDAAIEDGARLIVLSDRHSDAEHAPIPSLLLTSAVHHHLIRTKQRTQVGLLVEAGDVREVHHVALLIGYGAAAVNPYLAMESVEDLVRAGTFIENIEAEQAIRNLIYALGKGVLKVMSKMGISTVASYRGAQVFEAVGLDEAFVATYFNGTATKIGGAGLDTVAKEVAARHTKAYPASGIAASHRALEIGGEYQWRREGEPHLFDPETVFRLQHATRNRRYDIFKQYTERVNEQSERLMTLRGLFGFDSGREPISLDEVEPASEIVKRFSTGAMSYGSISREAHETLAIAMNQLGGKSNTGEGGEDPDRLYDPARRSSIKQVASGRFGVTSEYLVNADDIQIKMAQGAKPGEGGQLPGHKVYPWVAKTRHSTPGVGLISPPPHHDIYSIEDLAQLIHDLKNANPQARIHVKLVSEVGVGTVAAGVSKAHADVVLISGHDGGTGASPLTSLKHAGGPWELGLAETQQTLLLNGLRDRIVVQTDGQLKTGRDVVIAALLGAEEFGFATAPLVVSGCVMMRVCHLDTCPVGIATQNPVLRDRFSGKAEYIVNFFEFIAEEVREILAELGFRTVEEAVGHAELLDTDRAITHWKAQGLDLAPLFYVPELPEGAVRHRIVEQDHGLTKALDNQLIKLAADALGAETPEAAQPVRAQVAIRNINRTVGTMLGHEVTKKFGGPGLPENTIDITFTGSAGQSFGAFLPSGVTLRLEGDANDYVGKGLSGGRVIVRPDRGADHLAEYSTIAGNTIGYGATGGEVFLRGRTGERFCVRNSGALVVSEGVGDHGCEYMTGGQAVVLGETGRNFAAGMSGGVAYVIDLNRDNVNVGNLGAVEEPDDTDRQWLHDVVRRHHEETGSTVAEKLLAEWDTAVTRFSKIIPTTYKAVLAAKDAAELAGLSEQETTEKMMEAATHG, via the coding sequence ATGCGTATCGACGCCTGGTCGCCCATGGACGGTCGCCCCGCCCAGCAGGGGATGTACGACCCCCGTAACGAACACGACGCCTGTGGTGTCGGGTTCGTGGCCACTCTGACCGGTGTGGCCAGCCATGAGCTGGTCGAGCAGGCGCTGACCGTACTGCGCAACCTCGAACACCGCGGCGCCACCGGCTCCGAGCCCGACTCCGGCGACGGCGCCGGCGTCCTCTGCCAGGTCCCGGACGCTTTCCTCCGCGCCGAGACCTCCTTCGAACTCCCCGAGGCCGGCTCGTACGCCGTGGGCATCGCCTTCCTCCCCGCGGACGACTCCGCCGAGGCCGTCCGGACGGTCGAGCACATCGCCGCGCAGGAGGGCCTGACGGTCCTCGGCTGGCGCGACGTCCCGGTCACCCCCGCACTTCTCGGCAACGGCGCCCGCGCCACCATGCCCACCTTCCGCCAGGTCTTCGTCGCCGACGGCGAGTCCACCGGCATCGTCCTGGACCGCAAGGCCTTCGTCCTGCGCAAGCGTGCCGAGCGTGAGGCCGGGGTGTACTTCCCCTCGCTCTCCGCCCGCACCATCGTCTACAAGGGCATGCTCACCACCGGGCAGCTGGAGCCGTTCTTCCCGGACCTCTCCGACCGCCGCTTCGCCTCCGCGGTCGCGCTGGTCCACTCCCGCTTCTCCACCAACACCTTCCCCAGCTGGCCGCTGGCCCACCCCTACCGCTTCGTCGCGCACAACGGCGAGATCAACACGGTCAAGGGCAACCGCAACTGGATGAAGGCCCGCGAGTCCCAGCTCGCCTCCGAACTCTTCGGCCAGGCGCAGCTCGACCGGATCTTCCCCGTCTGCACCCCGGACGCCTCCGACTCCGCCTCCTTCGACGAGGTCCTGGAGCTGCTCCACCTCGGCGGGCGCTCGCTGCCGCACTCGGTGCTGATGATGGTCCCCGAGGCGTGGGAGAACCACGACTCCATGGACCCGGCCCGGCGCGCGTTCTACCAGTACCACGCCACGATGATGGAGCCCTGGGACGGCCCGGCCTGCGTCACCTTCACCGACGGCGTCCAGGTCGGCGCGGTCCTCGACCGCAACGGTCTGCGCCCCGGCCGCTACTGGGTCACCGACGACGGCCTCGTGGTGCTCTCCTCCGAGGTCGGCGTCCTGGACATCGACCCCGCGAAGGTCGTCCGCAAGGGCCGCCTCCAGCCCGGCAGGATGTTCCTCGTCGACACCGCCGAGCACCGCATCATCGAGGACGACGAGATCAAGGCGTCCCTCGCCGCCGAGCAGCCCTACCAGGAGTGGCTGGAGACCGGCGAGATCGAGCTGAGCGACCTGCCCGAGCGCGAGCACATCGTGCACACCCACGCCTCGGTCACCCGCCGCCAGCAGACCTTCGGCTACACCGAGGAAGAGCTCCGCGTCATCCTCGCGCCGATGGCCCGCACCGCCGGCGAACCGCTCGGCTCCATGGGCACCGACTCGCCGATCGCCGCGCTCTCCGAGCGCCCCCGGCTGCTCTTCGACTACTTCACCCAGCTCTTCGCCCAGGTCACCAACCCGCCGCTGGACGCCATCCGCGAGGAGCTCGTCACCTCGCTGCGCTCCTCGCTGGGCCCCCAGGGCAACATCCTGGAGCCGACGGCCGCCGCGTGCCGCAGCGTCACGCTGCCCTTCCCGGTGATCGACAACGACGAGCTCGCCAAGCTGATACACGTCAACGCCGACGGCGACATGCCGGGCATGACGGCCGCCACCCTCTCCGGTCTCTACCGGGTCGGCGGCGGAGGCGACGCGCTGGCCGCGCGGATCGAGCAGATCTGCACCGAGGTCGACGCCGCCATAGAGGACGGCGCCCGCCTGATCGTCCTCTCCGACCGGCACTCCGACGCCGAGCACGCGCCGATCCCCTCGCTGCTGCTCACCTCCGCCGTCCACCACCACCTCATCCGCACCAAGCAGCGCACCCAGGTGGGCCTGCTGGTCGAGGCCGGGGACGTCCGCGAGGTCCACCACGTCGCGCTGCTCATCGGCTACGGCGCCGCCGCGGTCAACCCGTACCTCGCCATGGAGTCCGTCGAGGACCTGGTCCGCGCCGGCACCTTCATCGAGAACATCGAAGCCGAGCAGGCCATCCGGAACCTGATCTACGCGCTCGGCAAGGGCGTCCTGAAGGTCATGTCCAAGATGGGCATCTCCACCGTCGCCTCCTACCGCGGCGCCCAGGTCTTCGAGGCCGTCGGCCTCGACGAGGCCTTCGTCGCGACGTACTTCAACGGCACCGCCACCAAGATCGGCGGCGCCGGCCTGGACACCGTCGCCAAGGAGGTGGCCGCCCGGCACACCAAGGCGTACCCCGCCTCCGGCATCGCGGCCTCGCACCGCGCGCTGGAGATCGGCGGCGAGTACCAGTGGCGGCGCGAGGGCGAACCGCACCTGTTCGACCCCGAGACGGTCTTCCGCCTCCAGCACGCCACCCGCAACCGGCGCTACGACATCTTCAAGCAGTACACGGAGCGGGTGAACGAGCAGTCCGAGCGCCTCATGACGCTCCGGGGCCTCTTCGGCTTCGACTCCGGCCGCGAGCCGATCTCCCTCGACGAGGTCGAGCCGGCCTCCGAGATCGTCAAGCGCTTCTCCACCGGCGCCATGTCGTACGGCTCCATCTCCCGCGAGGCGCACGAGACGCTCGCCATCGCGATGAACCAGCTCGGCGGCAAGTCCAACACCGGGGAGGGCGGTGAGGACCCGGACCGGCTGTACGACCCGGCGCGCCGCTCCTCCATCAAGCAGGTCGCCTCCGGCCGCTTCGGTGTGACCAGCGAATACCTGGTCAACGCCGACGACATCCAGATCAAGATGGCCCAGGGCGCCAAGCCCGGTGAGGGCGGCCAGCTGCCCGGCCACAAGGTCTACCCGTGGGTCGCCAAGACGCGGCACTCGACGCCCGGCGTCGGCCTCATCTCGCCGCCGCCGCACCACGACATCTACTCCATCGAAGACCTCGCCCAGCTGATCCACGACCTGAAGAACGCGAACCCCCAGGCGCGGATCCACGTGAAGCTGGTCTCCGAGGTCGGCGTCGGCACGGTCGCCGCCGGTGTCTCCAAGGCCCACGCGGACGTCGTCCTCATCTCCGGCCACGACGGCGGAACGGGCGCCTCCCCGCTCACCTCGCTCAAGCACGCGGGCGGCCCCTGGGAGCTCGGCCTCGCCGAGACCCAGCAGACGCTGCTCCTCAACGGCCTGCGCGACCGCATCGTCGTGCAGACCGACGGCCAGCTCAAGACCGGCCGCGACGTCGTCATCGCCGCGCTCCTCGGCGCCGAGGAGTTCGGTTTCGCGACCGCGCCGCTCGTCGTCTCCGGCTGCGTCATGATGCGCGTCTGCCACCTGGACACCTGCCCGGTCGGCATCGCCACCCAGAACCCGGTGCTCCGCGACCGCTTCTCCGGCAAGGCCGAGTACATCGTCAACTTCTTCGAGTTCATCGCCGAAGAGGTCCGCGAGATCCTCGCCGAGCTGGGCTTCCGCACCGTCGAGGAGGCCGTCGGCCACGCCGAGCTCCTCGACACCGACCGGGCGATCACCCACTGGAAGGCGCAGGGCCTCGACCTCGCCCCGCTCTTCTACGTCCCCGAGCTGCCCGAGGGCGCGGTCCGCCACCGCATCGTCGAGCAGGACCACGGTCTGACGAAGGCGCTCGACAACCAGCTGATCAAGCTGGCCGCCGACGCGCTCGGGGCCGAGACCCCCGAGGCCGCCCAGCCGGTCCGCGCCCAGGTCGCGATCCGCAACATCAACCGGACCGTCGGCACCATGCTCGGCCACGAGGTGACCAAGAAGTTCGGTGGTCCGGGCCTGCCCGAGAACACCATCGACATCACCTTCACCGGCTCGGCCGGCCAGTCCTTCGGCGCGTTCCTGCCGAGCGGGGTGACCCTGCGCCTGGAGGGCGACGCCAACGACTACGTCGGCAAGGGCCTCTCCGGCGGCCGGGTGATCGTCCGCCCCGACCGGGGCGCCGACCACCTCGCCGAGTACTCCACCATCGCCGGCAACACCATCGGCTACGGCGCGACCGGCGGCGAGGTCTTCCTGCGCGGCCGCACCGGCGAACGCTTCTGCGTCCGCAACTCCGGTGCGCTCGTCGTCTCCGAGGGCGTCGGCGACCACGGCTGCGAGTACATGACCGGCGGCCAGGCCGTCGTCCTCGGCGAGACCGGCCGCAACTTCGCCGCCGGTATGTCGGGCGGTGTCGCGTACGTCATCGACCTGAACCGCGACAACGTCAACGTCGGCAACCTCGGCGCGGTCGAGGAACCGGACGACACCGACCGGCAGTGGCTGCACGACGTCGTGCGCCGCCACCACGAGGAGACCGGCTCCACCGTCGCCGAGAAGCTCCTCGCCGAGTGGGACACCGCCGTGACCCGCTTCAGCAAGATCATCCCGACCACGTACAAGGCAGTGCTCGCCGCCAAGGACGCCGCTGAGCTCGCCGGTCTCTCCGAGCAGGAGACCACCGAGAAGATGATGGAGGCGGCAACCCATGGCTGA